One Thermofilum pendens Hrk 5 DNA segment encodes these proteins:
- a CDS encoding S16 family serine protease, translating to MLEKKFLGLPLALLVALSAVVVAASPPTAQLKVIGSAWILAPAVAQTESGLVGSATNISVFVTEGWGDVYVSTYSLTQEDFQGAATAAARVVTRLLGLNFSQYNYYFKVQGDAVIVGGPSAGVAMAVAVYSALTGKPINRTVFVTGMISPDGTVGPVGGVFEKAQAVAQAGAKVFLVPPGQSIVTQYQTVERKIGPFRLYTTQPVTVNLTEYAYKNWHLRVVEISTLSEALRYFFGVSVARPPLGKPYLSADTREKIASVKSSLTSLARKELGEAYSYVNSSRLTQLGKSTLKSYLDRYAKSYLDSATRAEGISSIPLLTSSIAVSRWIKLLVDYYSGLQLDQQVQEVSDRLSRLAGAVEDSAPRSIGEINALILATDKVIHALKLFNESAAAWSSDPATALQKLAYSSALLDEAENWLSGIPRGGGIQASQAAATYLSVARSTWPYIYSVLSEAGGDLTLIDAASAYYQISARLYSSRKPLLAAVAAARSVALAEAAMLYFQVQASGKDPYSGVSLENALSVASATSDMLVTVYYINQSYGAELRDSLAYLKLGSQLGQLTLDLARVKPGQPAETQKTPSAPTQPEQPPQKPSQPGKSLTDWLQEILLRISLFIESIVDWFRRLLGK from the coding sequence ATGCTCGAAAAGAAGTTCCTCGGGTTACCTCTAGCTTTGCTCGTAGCCTTGTCCGCGGTGGTCGTCGCGGCGAGCCCGCCTACCGCTCAGCTCAAGGTAATCGGCTCAGCCTGGATACTCGCCCCCGCGGTGGCGCAGACTGAGTCCGGCCTCGTAGGCTCCGCTACCAACATCTCGGTATTCGTAACGGAGGGTTGGGGAGACGTCTACGTCTCCACGTACTCCCTGACCCAGGAGGACTTCCAGGGAGCAGCTACGGCCGCCGCGAGGGTCGTCACGAGGCTCCTCGGGCTTAACTTCTCGCAGTACAACTACTACTTCAAGGTGCAGGGCGACGCCGTGATAGTGGGTGGGCCCAGCGCGGGAGTCGCCATGGCGGTCGCCGTATACTCGGCGCTCACGGGTAAGCCGATCAACCGAACAGTCTTCGTCACGGGTATGATCTCGCCGGACGGCACCGTCGGCCCGGTGGGCGGAGTTTTCGAAAAAGCTCAGGCAGTGGCTCAGGCGGGTGCGAAGGTGTTCCTAGTCCCACCCGGGCAAAGCATCGTAACGCAGTACCAGACCGTCGAGAGGAAGATTGGGCCCTTCAGGCTCTACACGACCCAGCCCGTCACCGTAAACCTGACGGAGTACGCCTACAAGAACTGGCACCTCAGGGTCGTGGAGATATCCACCCTCTCCGAAGCTTTACGCTACTTCTTCGGCGTCAGCGTCGCGCGGCCACCGTTAGGGAAGCCTTACCTGAGCGCAGACACGAGGGAAAAGATAGCCTCGGTGAAAAGCTCGCTAACCTCGCTGGCGCGGAAAGAGCTCGGCGAGGCTTACTCCTACGTTAACTCCTCGCGGCTAACACAGCTCGGAAAATCCACGCTGAAGTCTTACCTGGACAGGTACGCGAAGAGCTACCTGGATTCGGCGACGAGGGCGGAGGGCATCTCGTCGATACCCCTCCTCACGTCCAGCATAGCCGTGTCGAGGTGGATTAAGCTACTGGTAGACTACTACTCTGGCCTGCAACTGGACCAGCAGGTACAAGAGGTCAGCGACAGGCTCTCCCGGCTCGCGGGCGCGGTCGAGGACTCCGCGCCAAGGAGCATAGGAGAGATCAATGCACTCATACTGGCAACAGACAAGGTGATCCACGCTTTGAAGCTCTTCAACGAGTCGGCCGCCGCGTGGAGTAGCGACCCGGCGACAGCCCTGCAGAAGCTAGCTTACTCGTCAGCCCTGCTGGACGAGGCAGAGAACTGGCTGAGCGGCATCCCGAGGGGAGGGGGCATCCAGGCATCTCAAGCGGCGGCAACATACCTCTCGGTGGCAAGAAGCACGTGGCCGTACATATACTCCGTGCTCAGCGAGGCTGGCGGAGACCTAACTCTCATTGACGCAGCAAGCGCCTATTACCAGATCTCTGCCAGGCTGTACTCCTCCAGGAAGCCTTTGCTAGCGGCGGTGGCCGCCGCTAGGAGCGTGGCGCTGGCCGAGGCCGCAATGCTCTACTTCCAAGTGCAAGCCTCCGGGAAAGACCCCTACTCCGGGGTATCCCTGGAGAACGCTCTAAGCGTAGCCTCCGCCACGAGCGACATGCTTGTAACCGTGTACTACATCAATCAGTCCTACGGCGCCGAGCTGAGAGATTCGCTCGCATACCTCAAGCTTGGCTCACAACTCGGGCAACTCACCCTGGACCTAGCGCGCGTAAAGCCGGGACAACCGGCGGAAACTCAAAAGACGCCCAGCGCTCCCACCCAGCCGGAGCAACCTCCCCAGAAACCTAGCCAACCCGGTAAAAGCTTAACGGACTGGCTACAAGAGATCCTCCTGAGAATATCACTATTTATAGAAAGCATCGTAGACTGGTTTAGAAGGCTACTCGGAAAATAA
- a CDS encoding 4Fe-4S binding protein — translation MSAAERRRVPRVVKRRKLKPLRYAFQAVSFVALVLLVPIGVLAIPAGICSIPLGSFRVDCLFGTAQRILSSPLNVALWLLLTFAAVPLLGSLLLGRFFCGLMCPVGTLLDLFGKVKRVNFLGKLRLNNKHNKYAVAASFAAASTLTGFPAFCTICPIRGLCTAYGSLKGVELALAAAPVVLEFSEKRAWCRYFCPVGAVLGAVGFRKVFGVKIDTEKCINCKACMRVCPTGAITEDSFKTGEVSRTECIMCLRCYDVCMYDALKVGVLPRAHG, via the coding sequence ATGAGCGCGGCTGAGCGGAGGAGGGTTCCAAGGGTCGTTAAGCGCAGAAAGCTTAAACCGTTGAGGTACGCTTTCCAGGCTGTAAGCTTCGTCGCCCTCGTCCTCCTAGTACCGATCGGCGTACTAGCTATACCGGCCGGCATATGCTCTATACCCCTCGGGAGCTTCAGGGTCGACTGCCTCTTCGGCACCGCGCAGAGGATACTCTCATCGCCCCTCAACGTCGCCCTCTGGCTTCTACTGACTTTCGCCGCGGTACCGCTCCTCGGCTCGCTCCTCCTGGGCAGGTTCTTCTGCGGGCTGATGTGCCCAGTGGGCACCCTGCTAGACCTGTTTGGAAAGGTTAAGAGGGTCAACTTCCTCGGAAAGCTGAGGCTAAACAACAAGCACAACAAGTACGCCGTTGCTGCTTCGTTCGCGGCGGCGTCTACATTGACGGGTTTCCCGGCTTTCTGCACTATTTGCCCGATAAGGGGGCTGTGCACGGCCTACGGCTCACTTAAAGGCGTAGAGCTTGCCCTCGCCGCGGCCCCTGTAGTCTTAGAGTTCAGCGAGAAGAGGGCTTGGTGCCGCTACTTCTGCCCCGTGGGCGCCGTGCTGGGAGCCGTAGGCTTTAGGAAGGTCTTCGGAGTCAAGATAGATACCGAGAAGTGTATAAACTGTAAGGCCTGCATGAGGGTTTGCCCGACGGGAGCCATAACGGAGGACAGCTTTAAAACTGGGGAGGTTTCGCGGACTGAGTGCATAATGTGTCTCAGATGCTACGACGTCTGCATGTATGACGCTTTAAAGGTCGGAGTGCTACCTCGCGCCCACGGGTAG
- a CDS encoding 4Fe-4S dicluster domain-containing protein: MSGDEAFNVTKKQSFRVTRRDFVFFVAKVAVLTGIVTSVPLVAAKTVDKRRPPGAVDEAEFVVVCARCGRCAEVCPQKIIVQVPVWESVVAAGTPVLVDGGVCVLDFKCVDVCPTGALQRLPKEKAKMGTALLDKDKCIGCGACVSVCASIAGAIKWRKSGRKVEVDAAKCLGCGACVKECPVGALSLTPSGAYRPSWKWPKGG, encoded by the coding sequence ATGTCCGGCGATGAAGCCTTCAACGTCACCAAGAAACAGTCTTTTAGAGTAACGCGTAGGGACTTCGTCTTCTTCGTAGCAAAAGTAGCGGTGTTGACAGGCATTGTCACCTCGGTGCCTCTCGTGGCGGCGAAGACTGTAGATAAGAGGAGGCCTCCCGGAGCGGTGGACGAAGCCGAGTTCGTTGTTGTCTGCGCTCGGTGCGGACGTTGCGCGGAGGTATGCCCCCAGAAGATAATAGTGCAGGTACCCGTGTGGGAAAGCGTTGTCGCGGCTGGAACCCCGGTGCTCGTGGATGGGGGTGTCTGTGTCCTAGACTTTAAGTGCGTCGACGTGTGCCCGACTGGCGCTCTTCAGCGGTTACCGAAGGAAAAAGCGAAGATGGGCACCGCGCTTCTAGACAAAGACAAGTGTATTGGTTGTGGTGCTTGCGTAAGCGTGTGTGCATCAATAGCAGGGGCTATCAAGTGGAGAAAGTCGGGGAGGAAGGTTGAAGTCGACGCGGCGAAGTGCCTGGGGTGCGGTGCATGCGTAAAGGAGTGCCCGGTGGGCGCGCTGTCCCTTACTCCGAGCGGTGCTTACCGCCCCTCGTGGAAGTGGCCTAAGGGTGGTTGA
- a CDS encoding DNA-3-methyladenine glycosylase, which produces MEREFFARQPDAVARMLLGKLLVRRLEGGVRAGIIIEVEPYFGAEDPASRARRGGDLARVMCGEVCTALVYGVHRQWLLNVVAHEPGLCGAILIRGILPVDPGTLKPLGREVLGPGRVTRYFSVDKALHRTYLCDEDSPLRILDGLTFDDECISRSPRVGVREDLPIPLNFRIRRECLTREDF; this is translated from the coding sequence GTGGAGCGAGAATTCTTCGCGAGACAGCCGGACGCGGTTGCAAGAATGCTACTCGGGAAGCTGCTAGTGAGGAGGCTGGAGGGAGGAGTGAGGGCGGGGATTATAATCGAGGTTGAGCCTTACTTCGGCGCGGAGGACCCGGCTTCGAGGGCTAGGCGTGGAGGCGACTTGGCCCGCGTTATGTGCGGGGAGGTCTGCACCGCGCTGGTGTACGGTGTTCACAGGCAGTGGTTACTCAACGTGGTGGCCCACGAGCCGGGGCTCTGCGGGGCTATCCTCATTAGAGGTATTTTACCGGTCGACCCGGGCACCCTGAAGCCCCTCGGGAGGGAGGTTCTAGGCCCCGGGAGGGTTACCAGGTACTTCTCCGTGGACAAGGCCCTGCATAGAACATACCTCTGCGACGAGGACTCCCCCTTAAGGATACTCGACGGGCTGACCTTCGACGACGAGTGTATCTCGAGGTCTCCCCGCGTCGGTGTGCGGGAGGACCTACCGATACCCCTGAACTTCCGCATACGCAGAGAGTGTCTTACACGCGAAGATTTTTGA
- a CDS encoding ATP cone domain-containing protein, which translates to MTIYVVKRDGRKEEFAYEKIVVSCLKAGAPLEVARKIAKIVEGDLLKRKVSEVTTKDLMKEVLALLKEENEEWYRNWIIFDRAVKRRATEKEV; encoded by the coding sequence ATGACCATTTACGTAGTTAAGAGGGACGGAAGGAAGGAGGAGTTCGCCTACGAGAAGATAGTCGTAAGTTGCCTGAAGGCGGGAGCCCCCTTGGAGGTCGCCAGGAAAATAGCAAAGATAGTCGAAGGGGACCTGCTGAAGAGGAAGGTCTCGGAGGTCACGACGAAGGACTTAATGAAGGAGGTCCTGGCTCTACTAAAGGAGGAGAACGAGGAGTGGTACAGGAACTGGATAATATTCGACAGAGCGGTCAAGAGGAGGGCTACCGAGAAGGAAGTCTAG
- a CDS encoding substrate-binding domain-containing protein, whose protein sequence is MKKTLVILLAVVAVALIAAAILVPPMLRQAAPGVQAQQPGKRVTLRIATTTSMDATGLLDAVKKRFEAKYPWINVTWVAVGTGQAIEIAKRGDADLVIVHNRDLENQFIAQGYGVHGITFAYNDFVLLGPPEDPAGVSGAGSAVEAFKKIYEAGVAGKAVFVSRGDKSGTHLRELSIWKQAGLKPQGQAWYKETGQGMSQTLMVADQLNAYTLSDRSTYLAFKDKIHLVILHQGDPLYLNLYRAIPVNPEKFPHVHYNESLLFVKFLVSPEGQYLIGTYQRGGAKLFNVCFGNLTKLGIYDPYEEEQVKFYKSLLSQP, encoded by the coding sequence ATGAAGAAAACCCTCGTCATCCTGCTAGCCGTGGTAGCGGTAGCGCTGATCGCAGCGGCCATCCTTGTCCCTCCGATGCTACGGCAAGCCGCTCCGGGAGTACAGGCCCAGCAACCCGGTAAGCGTGTAACGTTGCGGATCGCTACTACCACGAGCATGGACGCCACGGGGCTTCTCGACGCAGTCAAAAAGAGGTTCGAGGCTAAGTACCCGTGGATCAACGTGACCTGGGTTGCCGTTGGGACGGGACAGGCAATAGAGATCGCGAAGAGGGGGGACGCGGACCTCGTAATAGTCCACAACAGGGACTTGGAGAACCAGTTCATAGCGCAGGGTTACGGCGTGCACGGGATTACGTTTGCCTACAACGACTTCGTTCTGCTAGGTCCCCCTGAGGACCCCGCAGGGGTTTCCGGCGCGGGAAGCGCGGTAGAGGCGTTCAAGAAGATATACGAGGCGGGGGTCGCGGGTAAGGCTGTCTTCGTGTCTAGGGGCGACAAGTCCGGGACGCACCTCAGGGAGCTCTCGATATGGAAGCAGGCTGGACTGAAGCCTCAGGGGCAGGCGTGGTACAAGGAGACGGGGCAGGGTATGAGCCAGACGCTGATGGTGGCGGACCAGCTAAACGCGTACACACTGAGCGACAGGTCTACTTACCTGGCGTTTAAGGATAAGATCCACCTCGTGATACTGCATCAGGGAGACCCGCTCTACCTGAACCTCTACCGCGCTATCCCGGTGAACCCCGAGAAATTCCCCCACGTGCACTACAATGAGTCGCTACTCTTCGTGAAGTTCCTCGTATCACCCGAGGGGCAGTACCTCATAGGCACGTACCAGAGGGGCGGGGCTAAGCTCTTCAACGTGTGCTTCGGGAACCTCACGAAGCTTGGGATATACGACCCCTACGAGGAAGAGCAGGTAAAGTTCTACAAGAGCCTCTTGTCCCAGCCTTAA
- a CDS encoding ABC transporter permease: protein MDAGELAQITLLSLRVSLTAVSLSTLVGVFLGSLIATSSSKYKNALVTLVNTFMGTPPVLLGLVLYLLLSRSGPLGFLGMLFTPEAMVLAQFLLTLPIITGLTISAVESLPSELREFVKSISPSRLHESVLLLNESRIGVFGAVLAALARAVSEVGAVIIVGGNIRYYTRVLTTAIVYYTNTGEFETSLWLGATLTAIYLAINVVLVYVRTRLGARSD, encoded by the coding sequence ATGGATGCAGGAGAGCTTGCCCAGATAACGTTGCTATCGCTGAGAGTCTCTCTAACCGCAGTCTCGCTGTCGACGCTGGTAGGGGTTTTCCTCGGGTCCCTCATAGCCACGTCCTCCTCTAAGTACAAGAACGCGCTCGTAACGCTCGTCAACACGTTCATGGGGACTCCGCCTGTACTCCTGGGGCTAGTGCTCTACCTACTGCTCTCAAGGTCGGGGCCGCTGGGGTTCCTCGGGATGCTCTTCACCCCGGAGGCCATGGTACTAGCCCAGTTCCTGCTAACCCTCCCGATAATAACGGGGTTAACGATATCGGCTGTGGAGTCCCTTCCCAGCGAGCTCCGCGAGTTCGTGAAGTCCATCTCGCCGTCGAGGCTACACGAGTCGGTGCTCCTACTGAACGAGTCGAGGATAGGCGTGTTCGGAGCAGTGCTGGCTGCGCTGGCCCGCGCGGTGTCCGAGGTTGGAGCGGTGATAATAGTCGGCGGGAACATAAGGTACTACACAAGGGTGCTCACAACGGCTATAGTGTACTACACGAACACGGGAGAGTTCGAAACCTCGCTCTGGCTGGGAGCCACGCTTACAGCAATATACCTCGCGATAAACGTCGTGCTGGTGTACGTGAGGACCAGGCTGGGTGCCCGGAGTGATTAG
- a CDS encoding ATP-binding cassette domain-containing protein, whose translation MIRAVDLVKYLGGIQVVRGVSLDVERSRITVIMGPNGSGKTTLLRMLGLLLPPDGGLLEMDGVNLLSLDEEGRRGFLRRVAFVPQKPVVLTANVYRNIAIPLRLRGLDPRTADAEAWRWLKEVNLEKHAWKSAHSLSGGERQLLALARALALSPDVLLLDEPTSHLDPKNAAFIQRLVKEYVSERGIHCVVVSHNVREAKFLADEILVMVSGRIKARYGPDAPESELLKWI comes from the coding sequence GTGATTAGAGCAGTAGACTTGGTAAAGTACCTCGGCGGCATCCAGGTGGTGAGGGGGGTCAGCCTAGACGTCGAGAGGAGCAGGATAACGGTGATCATGGGCCCCAACGGCTCCGGGAAGACTACGCTCCTACGCATGCTGGGGCTCCTCCTGCCGCCCGACGGCGGCCTCCTCGAGATGGACGGGGTAAACCTGTTAAGCCTCGACGAGGAGGGCAGGAGGGGCTTCCTCAGGCGGGTCGCCTTCGTCCCGCAGAAACCCGTAGTGCTGACCGCGAACGTGTACAGGAACATAGCGATACCCCTGAGGCTGAGGGGGCTTGACCCGAGAACCGCCGACGCCGAGGCTTGGCGCTGGCTGAAGGAGGTGAACCTTGAGAAACACGCCTGGAAGAGCGCGCACTCCCTCTCGGGCGGCGAGAGACAGCTACTCGCCTTGGCGAGGGCTCTCGCACTTTCGCCCGACGTCCTGCTACTCGACGAGCCAACGTCGCACCTCGACCCCAAGAACGCCGCTTTCATCCAGCGACTGGTGAAGGAGTACGTGTCCGAGAGGGGCATCCACTGCGTCGTAGTCTCCCACAACGTTAGGGAGGCGAAGTTCCTGGCGGACGAAATCCTCGTCATGGTCTCCGGGAGGATTAAAGCGAGGTACGGCCCCGACGCCCCCGAAAGCGAGCTACTGAAGTGGATATAG
- a CDS encoding substrate-binding domain-containing protein: MPVSVGVEEELSKVLGSTRLAVSVELMVNGERVGAEDVAVLRALQSTGSLLAASEALGVNYRVLWSRVSNLERRLGVQLVRRTRGGLGGGRVMLTATAQLLVERFRVAERKASRMRLGEALGAELRIYGSDCPGVEVAASLLEERGVFAEYLRVGSIAGLDLLKRGYCHLAGVHVVDPETGRYNEVVVREGLALIRGYWREIGFMVLPGNPKNIYSPADLLRRNVVLANRNRGSGSYVLLEKLLKDLSSSLGVPVQALKRRIRGFETEYISHGEAGLAVLNGKADVAIGPRWTARQLGLDFVPLAKERFDFATRRELLKDENVETFVEVLRSKEFAEKAASVGLAVDEETGKVLVP, from the coding sequence TTGCCGGTAAGCGTGGGAGTAGAGGAGGAGCTGTCAAAAGTTCTGGGCTCAACGCGCTTAGCAGTCAGCGTCGAGCTCATGGTAAACGGTGAGAGAGTCGGAGCCGAAGACGTTGCCGTACTCCGCGCCCTCCAGTCTACGGGCTCTCTTCTAGCCGCATCCGAGGCTTTAGGGGTTAACTACAGGGTTCTTTGGAGCAGGGTGAGTAACCTCGAGAGGAGGCTCGGGGTACAGCTCGTTAGGAGGACGCGCGGCGGGCTCGGCGGCGGGAGGGTGATGCTGACGGCGACCGCGCAGCTTCTCGTAGAGCGGTTCCGCGTAGCCGAGAGGAAAGCTTCGAGAATGCGGCTAGGCGAGGCTCTTGGGGCGGAGCTGAGGATATACGGGAGCGACTGCCCCGGCGTGGAGGTCGCGGCCTCGCTCCTAGAGGAGAGGGGCGTCTTCGCCGAGTACCTGCGCGTCGGGTCTATCGCTGGCCTCGACCTGCTGAAGAGGGGGTACTGCCACCTGGCCGGCGTACACGTAGTCGACCCAGAGACGGGGAGGTACAACGAGGTCGTAGTTAGGGAGGGGTTAGCGCTTATACGCGGCTACTGGCGCGAGATAGGCTTCATGGTGCTACCTGGAAATCCCAAGAACATCTACTCGCCCGCCGACCTGCTTAGACGCAACGTGGTGCTCGCAAACAGGAACCGTGGGAGCGGGTCCTACGTCCTACTCGAGAAGCTCTTAAAGGATCTTTCCTCGTCGCTCGGCGTCCCGGTGCAAGCCTTGAAGAGGAGGATAAGGGGCTTCGAGACGGAGTACATCTCGCACGGGGAGGCGGGGCTCGCCGTGCTGAACGGGAAGGCTGACGTAGCCATAGGGCCGAGGTGGACTGCGCGTCAACTAGGGTTGGATTTCGTGCCGCTGGCCAAGGAGAGGTTCGACTTCGCCACACGGAGAGAGCTCCTCAAAGACGAGAACGTTGAAACATTCGTAGAGGTCTTAAGGTCGAAGGAGTTCGCGGAGAAAGCCGCGAGCGTCGGGCTCGCGGTAGACGAGGAAACAGGGAAGGTGCTTGTACCCTGA
- a CDS encoding QueT transporter family protein, translated as MNAKSLSVAAVLGALYAALVIVLQPISFLAFQVRLADALLPLSMVLGVPAAVGVSVGCFFGNLVAAPWGSLALGLFDAVFGSLANFAASYLAYIVAYNKGRRAKLAGAVLEAVVVSGIVGFYLKYLLLWAMGVDMPLEAVFLGVLAGSVVSIIAIGYPLAILVEKPLKNLVKE; from the coding sequence GTGAACGCGAAGAGTCTGTCGGTAGCCGCAGTCCTGGGGGCGCTCTACGCCGCGCTTGTCATAGTGCTACAGCCCATATCGTTCCTAGCTTTCCAAGTGAGGCTGGCAGACGCACTGCTCCCGCTCTCCATGGTTCTCGGAGTCCCAGCCGCGGTTGGCGTGAGCGTTGGATGCTTCTTCGGAAACCTCGTAGCCGCTCCCTGGGGGAGCCTCGCTCTGGGGCTCTTCGACGCGGTGTTCGGTTCGCTCGCTAACTTCGCGGCGTCGTACCTGGCGTACATCGTGGCGTACAACAAGGGGAGGCGCGCGAAACTAGCGGGGGCTGTTCTAGAGGCAGTCGTTGTAAGTGGGATCGTGGGGTTCTACCTCAAGTACCTACTGCTGTGGGCAATGGGCGTCGATATGCCCTTGGAAGCCGTCTTCCTGGGAGTCTTGGCGGGCTCGGTGGTGTCTATAATCGCCATAGGATACCCCCTGGCAATCCTCGTAGAAAAGCCCTTGAAGAACCTCGTAAAGGAATGA
- a CDS encoding DUF4013 domain-containing protein, translating to MQKMDPGSIISKSIDFSGKLIKDPGNLLLLIVLSIVPIINFIVIGYFVYVVRHDLEEPPKLDTSKLGDYFVEGLKVFLASLIILVPVLILGVLAGLVAGLAYPLGAFPFYFHRAFVLALFIPVLFVALAIAFIAVPLLAIVMRTGDLSKILAFQEALSLIQSYGLVDYAVLFLVLVVVGFLPYYVHWLLGAILAPFIYAFTFKALSLLVNIKYPAKPAS from the coding sequence ATGCAGAAAATGGATCCTGGGTCGATAATTTCGAAAAGTATAGACTTCTCCGGGAAGCTGATAAAGGATCCTGGCAACCTTCTACTCTTAATCGTGCTGAGCATAGTGCCGATCATAAACTTCATCGTGATAGGCTACTTCGTGTACGTGGTTAGGCACGACTTAGAGGAGCCGCCCAAGCTGGATACCTCTAAGCTCGGGGACTACTTCGTGGAGGGGCTCAAGGTGTTCCTCGCGTCACTGATAATCCTCGTACCCGTGCTCATCCTAGGCGTGCTCGCAGGACTCGTAGCGGGGCTCGCTTACCCCCTCGGCGCCTTCCCGTTTTACTTCCACAGGGCTTTCGTGCTGGCGCTTTTCATACCTGTTCTCTTCGTGGCTCTCGCGATAGCCTTCATTGCCGTGCCGCTTCTCGCCATAGTGATGAGGACCGGGGACCTCTCCAAGATCCTCGCGTTTCAGGAGGCGTTAAGCCTCATTCAGTCCTACGGGCTCGTAGACTACGCGGTGCTATTCCTCGTACTCGTGGTCGTAGGCTTCCTGCCGTACTACGTGCACTGGTTGCTGGGAGCAATCCTCGCGCCGTTCATCTACGCCTTCACATTCAAGGCGCTCTCGCTACTCGTGAATATCAAGTACCCGGCTAAGCCCGCATCCTAG
- the brxL gene encoding BREX system Lon protease-like protein BrxL, whose amino-acid sequence MAGSLDEKVKSIFGMVAINKAVANNVAISRVPRFISEYLINFKCGESQDAECVSRLSRYISELYPDPSDRELFLSRLKERGSLKLLDEFKVRVDLKRNTYLLEIPSLQIADAFVNEDIVRENARLFSGLWGVGLLYYKPELSRSKNRTPVVLHDYRPFQASYVDLKLFVESRSKFTFEEWVDLLVTSIGLNPKAYTLGQRLLLLSRLIPVAEPNVNILELGPRATGKTSLYRNVAYYSRIYAGGTITPARLFFDARLSVPGDLALHDVIVFDEISRVRLSNPDELVAKLKDYMVDGFFERGALKRAHSTCSLVFLGNVDVERIADPSHILEYLPSFMRDSAFLDRIHGFIPGWRLPKIMRSEESLASGYGLASDYLAEVLHRLRDVAAESVVADHVEFVGKYTIRDEKAVKRLLSGAVKILFPNFEFDNAELARVARGIVGLRNNVSRLLTAISPSEFPPKKLEVKVRG is encoded by the coding sequence TTGGCCGGCAGCCTCGACGAGAAGGTTAAGAGTATATTCGGCATGGTGGCTATAAACAAGGCCGTTGCGAACAACGTGGCTATTTCCCGCGTGCCTAGGTTCATCTCCGAGTACTTGATAAACTTCAAGTGCGGGGAGAGCCAGGACGCCGAGTGCGTTTCGAGGTTGTCGAGGTACATAAGCGAGCTCTACCCTGATCCCTCCGACAGGGAGCTCTTCCTGAGCAGGCTGAAGGAGAGGGGCTCCCTGAAGCTTCTCGACGAGTTCAAGGTTAGGGTAGACCTCAAGAGAAACACGTACCTACTGGAGATCCCCTCTCTGCAGATAGCCGACGCCTTCGTAAACGAGGATATAGTGAGGGAGAATGCGAGGCTTTTCTCCGGGCTGTGGGGGGTCGGGCTCCTCTACTACAAGCCTGAGCTCTCGAGAAGCAAGAACAGAACCCCCGTCGTGCTACACGACTACAGGCCCTTCCAGGCGTCCTACGTGGATCTCAAGCTGTTCGTGGAGAGCCGGTCTAAGTTCACGTTCGAGGAATGGGTAGACCTGCTGGTCACGAGCATAGGGCTAAACCCCAAGGCGTACACGCTTGGGCAGAGGCTACTCCTACTGTCCAGGCTGATCCCCGTCGCGGAGCCAAACGTGAACATCCTGGAGCTAGGGCCCAGGGCTACGGGTAAGACCTCGCTGTACCGCAACGTGGCCTACTACTCGAGGATCTACGCCGGGGGGACTATAACCCCGGCGAGGCTGTTCTTCGACGCCAGGCTATCCGTACCAGGGGACCTGGCGCTACACGACGTGATAGTATTCGACGAGATAAGCCGGGTAAGGCTTTCGAACCCCGACGAGCTCGTAGCCAAGCTGAAGGACTATATGGTCGACGGCTTCTTCGAGCGCGGAGCCCTCAAGAGAGCCCACAGCACCTGCTCGCTGGTATTCCTCGGAAACGTCGACGTGGAGAGAATAGCGGACCCGAGCCACATCCTCGAGTACCTTCCAAGCTTCATGAGGGACTCGGCATTCCTGGACAGAATCCACGGGTTTATCCCCGGGTGGAGGTTGCCGAAGATTATGAGGAGCGAGGAGTCCCTCGCGAGCGGCTACGGGCTAGCCTCAGACTACCTAGCGGAGGTGTTGCACAGGCTCCGAGACGTAGCCGCCGAGAGCGTGGTAGCCGACCATGTGGAGTTCGTCGGGAAGTACACCATCAGGGACGAGAAAGCCGTGAAGCGCCTACTCTCGGGAGCCGTGAAGATACTCTTCCCGAACTTCGAGTTCGACAACGCGGAGCTTGCGAGGGTGGCTAGGGGCATAGTAGGGCTTAGAAACAACGTGTCTAGACTGCTGACAGCCATCTCGCCCTCCGAGTTCCCCCCGAAAAAGCTCGAAGTAAAGGTTAGAGGGTAA